A window of Periplaneta americana isolate PAMFEO1 chromosome 7, P.americana_PAMFEO1_priV1, whole genome shotgun sequence contains these coding sequences:
- the LOC138703545 gene encoding DGAT1/2-independent enzyme synthesizing storage lipids isoform X1: MHGSHENKKINPKRINRNIANASRGSYPHPHEMCIRHNTRLSRRVSGELVGEKWKRSWAELLRSLYCDLPSYCVGFSQYIHLSLYLRHRLRHAYETDFWDGARKTVAAVWDAHGWIWHGYEVRGMENIPDDAPALIIYYHGAIPIDIYYFMSKTFLYKNRLIHTVADRFLFKIPGFSIISEAVKVIPGTVQTCSNILKENSLLAISPGGVYEAQFGNAYYKLMWKKRLGFAKVALDAKVSVIPMFTQNLREAFRSVGFGRRFWLKLYQLTRFPLVPIYGGFPVKLCTHIGKPIPYNASLTPEQLQMKVARAIEELIEEHQRIPGSIMRALVERVYQMPKKKSE, translated from the exons ATGCatggttcacatgaaaataaaaaaataaacccaAAAcgaataaatcgcaatatagcgaacgccagtaggggaagttatccccatccacatgaaatgtgcattcgacacaacactcgcctatcacgtagagtgtctggtgagctagtaggggaaaagtggaagagatcgtgggcggagcttctacgttcgctatattgcgatttgcccagtTATTGTGTTGGGTTTTCTCAGTATATTCATTTAAGTCTCTATCTCAGGCACCGTCTGCGCCATGCATACGAAACGGACTTTTGGGATGGAGCCCGGAAAACAGTGGCTGCCGTGTGGGATGCCCATGGGTGGATCTGGCATG GGTATGAGGTGCGAGGTATGGAGAACATCCCAGATGATGCCCCGGCCCTCATCATTTACTACCATGGCGCCATCCCCATTGACATATATTACTTCATGTCCAAAACATTTCTGTACAAAAACCGCCTTATCCACACCGTCGCAGACCGCTTCCTCTTTAAAATACCAG GCTTCTCCATCATCTCGGAAGCCGTCAAAGTTATCCCAGGCACAGTTCAGACCTGCTCCAACATTCTTAAAGAGAACAGCTTGTTAGCCATCTCCCCAGGTGGAGTGTACGAGGCACAGTTTGGCAATGCATACTACAAGCTCATGTGGAAGAAGAGGCTGGGGTTTGCGAAAGTGGCCTTGGATGCCAAAGTG TCAGTCATTCCAATGTTCACACAGAATCTGCGGGAAGCATTTCGTAGTGTGGGCTTTGGCAGGCGCTTCTGGCTGAAACTGTACCAGTTGACGAGGTTCCCACTTGTGCCAATATATGGTGGCTTCCCTGTTAAACTGTGCACGCACATAGGCAAGCCTATCCCTTATAATGCCAGCCTCACTCCTGAGCAGCTGCAGATGAAG GTAGCACGAGCCATCGAGGAGCTTATAGAAGAGCACCAGAGAATTCCAGGAAGTATTATGAGAGCTCTCGTGGAGAGAGTGTACCAGATGCCTAAGAAGAAGTCAGAGTAA
- the LOC138703545 gene encoding DGAT1/2-independent enzyme synthesizing storage lipids isoform X2, giving the protein MLVLMNNLIIYIEDIIVDYIDLDFTLWLTWILAPLVITFLLPLVIVFLFYLSGLIFYIYKLHRHRLRHAYETDFWDGARKTVAAVWDAHGWIWHGYEVRGMENIPDDAPALIIYYHGAIPIDIYYFMSKTFLYKNRLIHTVADRFLFKIPGFSIISEAVKVIPGTVQTCSNILKENSLLAISPGGVYEAQFGNAYYKLMWKKRLGFAKVALDAKVSVIPMFTQNLREAFRSVGFGRRFWLKLYQLTRFPLVPIYGGFPVKLCTHIGKPIPYNASLTPEQLQMKVARAIEELIEEHQRIPGSIMRALVERVYQMPKKKSE; this is encoded by the exons ATGCTCGTGCTCATGAACAatttaataatatacattgaagaTATTATTG TGGATTACATTGACTTAGATTTCACGCTGTGGTTAACATGGATTCTAGCACCGTTAGTGATCACATTCCTTTTACCGTTGGTAATAGTATTTCTCTTTTATCTAAGTGGCTTGATTTTTTATATCTACAAGTTACATAG GCACCGTCTGCGCCATGCATACGAAACGGACTTTTGGGATGGAGCCCGGAAAACAGTGGCTGCCGTGTGGGATGCCCATGGGTGGATCTGGCATG GGTATGAGGTGCGAGGTATGGAGAACATCCCAGATGATGCCCCGGCCCTCATCATTTACTACCATGGCGCCATCCCCATTGACATATATTACTTCATGTCCAAAACATTTCTGTACAAAAACCGCCTTATCCACACCGTCGCAGACCGCTTCCTCTTTAAAATACCAG GCTTCTCCATCATCTCGGAAGCCGTCAAAGTTATCCCAGGCACAGTTCAGACCTGCTCCAACATTCTTAAAGAGAACAGCTTGTTAGCCATCTCCCCAGGTGGAGTGTACGAGGCACAGTTTGGCAATGCATACTACAAGCTCATGTGGAAGAAGAGGCTGGGGTTTGCGAAAGTGGCCTTGGATGCCAAAGTG TCAGTCATTCCAATGTTCACACAGAATCTGCGGGAAGCATTTCGTAGTGTGGGCTTTGGCAGGCGCTTCTGGCTGAAACTGTACCAGTTGACGAGGTTCCCACTTGTGCCAATATATGGTGGCTTCCCTGTTAAACTGTGCACGCACATAGGCAAGCCTATCCCTTATAATGCCAGCCTCACTCCTGAGCAGCTGCAGATGAAG GTAGCACGAGCCATCGAGGAGCTTATAGAAGAGCACCAGAGAATTCCAGGAAGTATTATGAGAGCTCTCGTGGAGAGAGTGTACCAGATGCCTAAGAAGAAGTCAGAGTAA